The segment TCTGTTCCTACAATCCTACTCCATTTGTATGTTCCTTGTTAACTTGTTGCCATTGAATCATGGATTGACAGGAGTTCTAGCTTGTGGCATTGATCGAGCCAATTGATTTTTTGCCCCCGCTAAAAATAGCTTCGTTTATTTGGCCTATGGTCATTGACTCAAATGGTCTCACAGATGGTCTCACATTTCATTGATATGAACGGTATCGTAATCAAATGGTCAATCTTTTTAATCTCAAATCATCCATTTATTCTTGATCAAGTGAAAAAAAggattaaaaagaaaaggagaagaagaatcgCGACAGGACTTGAgagagtttgttctcaccggggCAGAAGTATTTGTCAGGCTGCTTCTCAAACGGCGTCCTGTCGCTGTAGATGTAGCTGCAGCACAGAGGCAAACACAGGGCACGAACACAACATCACAGTTCAGACAAACCTGAGCTTCATGCTCAGCTGAATTACAGAGTACACCACTGAGAAGTGAGGAGCACCAAAAGCAAAGCGAGCAACTCACCCGCAGTCACGGCAGATGTAGGACTGCTTGGACGCGACGCGCATCGTGATCCGCGCCGCCGTGGCGGCCGTGGCAAGCCGAAggcgcgacggcgacggcgccggcAGCCGCACCGACCACGGCGCGCAGAACGACGACCGGAGCCGCGCGGACCGGTCCGACGACGGCGTCGCCGGCGCGCGCAGCAGAGACGACGTCGGGGCCTGCAGGGCCATCGCTGCAGGCTGCAACTTCTGCGTCTGACTCGTGCAGGAACCGGACGAGTACACGGCAAGCAGAGAAGCAGAGCGATAACAGAGGGGGAAGGTGAGGAGATAAGAGGGAGGGAGAAGTGATTGGTGGCGGCAAGCTTGCAAGCGTtgctttttctcctttttcctcTCGGTGCGAAAGAGGTGTTGAAGCTGAGCTGGGGGGACTGGCAGTGTGGAAGCTGCGTGGCGTTCATGGTGACCCTTCGCTCGCTATCCCTTTCCTCTGGACGCCCTCGCCACTTGGCGTGCTGTGAGGTGAGCTCCGGAAGGCGCCAACTGATCACAGCGCTAGACCAccggctggctggctggcttcCTTTGGAATTGCGTAATTATCTTCCCCGAGAATCGAATCGATTCGGTATCAGGGTTCTGCCTATGATTTTCATACACTCAAATGCATTTAGCAATATTATTTATAGGTGTGTGATAAAGATATACTCGTGGATGTTTAAGTGTGATGTATATGAGTAATAGTGTGTGCCATCTTATaattgcaaaaaagaaaaatcaattcATGCACTCTAAAAGATTTTAAGCTAATCTTAAATTATGAATAGTGAGATACTTCTAGCGAAACTTTAGAGTATGGCATTAAACCAAACGCTTGCCACATGTGGATAAACTTGCATGTCAAATATGTGACAAACGGTGGCAACAAATCATACAAGCCCTAGTCCAGTCCAGTCCAGTCCATGACCCAGGACGGTGAAGACGCCCTTGTGATCTTGTAGCCCTTGGACACagtttttccaaaattttaatGTAGGTCCCACACGTCAGTGTCCAGAATACGTGAAGGGACTCGATAAGCTCTGTGGGGATCGAAGACGTGGATATGTTATGCTGTCGCAATTGTTCGTGATAATCACATGGGCCGGCTTGTTGCTACGTGCTTCGTTTCCTTACTGGGCCGGCTGACCTCCACTGGGCCTGCTGCCGGGAACGCTTCTACTGTCCGCACTCGCTCGGCTCCCGCTTGGTCCCAGAGCCGGGTTCCTGCAAAGATGCCAACAGGTAAAATGCCTACGGGTAGAGGCTACTCAGATATGTACCTATGAGTTTATACTAAATTTATACATATACTTTATCCATCACAGATAAAAAATGTTATCCATGTTCATCACCCACGGACATCTTATACCCACAGGTTTATAGGTAGCTAGACGTATTTATATACTTAAGCTCATAATTTATATACCTAGTGACATTTTAGATCTACGTGTAAAATAATTAGAGTGAGTTTATAGATCCAAAACACatgtatacttttttttttacccatgACCTTCTACCTATCAAATTTAGGATCAAATCTATACCTATACCTATGGACAAACATTGAAACCTAAACCCGCACATATCAAATTTCTTACCCACGGACACATGGGTACGTTACCATCTTTAGGGCTTCCTCCGACGTAACTACATGCATGAAGTCACCACTGACACGTGGATCGAATTCAGTTAGCTCATATGTCACAAAGTCGATCCATTTGTCAGTGACAACGTCACGTGCAATTAGGATCTCTTGCTTCTCCCTGCCTCGCAGTTGCCACCTGCCCCGCGGTTACCGCTTCGGGCTTCAGCGTCGTCGTCCCCGCGTGCGCTGCCCCCCGACCGGCGCTGTGTTATTGTACGTGCGCGTCCTTCCCT is part of the Phragmites australis chromosome 12, lpPhrAust1.1, whole genome shotgun sequence genome and harbors:
- the LOC133887215 gene encoding uncharacterized protein LOC133887215; translated protein: MALQAPTSSLLRAPATPSSDRSARLRSSFCAPWSVRLPAPSPSRLRLATAATAARITMRVASKQSYICRDCGYIYSDRTPFEKQPDKYFCPVCGAPKRRFRAYQPAVSKNANATDVRKARKEQLKKDEAIGQALPIAIVVGIIALAGLYFYLNNSYN